One Watersipora subatra chromosome 4, tzWatSuba1.1, whole genome shotgun sequence genomic window carries:
- the LOC137394492 gene encoding uncharacterized protein — translation MGDYRRALEYHKKALDMLKAASGEDTNNTDIATTYNSIGSGYNSLGDYRQALKNHKKALDVQKAVYGKDTNQTGIATTHNNIGSIYHSMGDYRRALEYHKKALDMLKAASEEDTNNTDIATTYNSIGSGYNSLGDCKQALDHHMKSLDMQKAVYGGDTNHTNIATTHNNIGSIYYSKGDYRRALEYHKKALDMLKAASGEDTNKTDIATTYNGIGSGYNSLGDYRQALKNHKKALDVQ, via the coding sequence ATGGGTGACTACAGAcgagcactagaatatcacaagAAAGCATTAGACATGCTAAAGGCTGCGTCTGGAGAGGATACCAAcaatactgatattgctaccaCCTACAATAGCATTGGTTCAGGGTACAACTCtttgggtgactacagacaagcattaAAAAATCACAAGAAAGCATTAGACgtgcaaaaggctgtgtatggaaagGATACCAACCAGACTGGTATTGCTACCACCCACAATAACATTGGTTCTATATACCACTCCATGGGTGACTACAGAcgagcactagaatatcacaagAAAGCATTAGACATGCTAAAGGCTGCGTCTGAAGAGGATACCAAcaatactgatattgctaccaCCTACAATAGCATTGGTTCAGGGTACAACTCTTTGGGTGACTGCAAACAAGCATTAGATCATCACATGAAATCATTAGAcatgcaaaaggctgtgtatggagggGATACCAACCATACTAATATTGCTACCACCCACAATAACATTGGTTCTATATACTACTCTAAGGGTGACTACAGAcgagcactagaatatcacaagAAAGCATTAGACATGCTAAAGGCTGCGTCTGGAGAGGATACCAACAAAACTGATATTGCTACCACCTACAATGGCATTGGTTCAGGGTACAACTCtttgggtgactacagacaagcattaAAAAATCACAAGAAAGCATTAGACGTGCAATAG
- the LOC137394633 gene encoding alanine--tRNA ligase, cytoplasmic-like, translated as MGDIKRSQKGAIVTKVGEEAKELVRSRPDAPYLVHRFKVGSNDKALDNAMKQFKTFSPSTPAKVFSVDEEENILCVSCVPKAVYYKYMRSKLSKWKVFLPLKMVYHVWICAPIV; from the exons ATGGGTGACATAAAAAGGAGCCAAAAGGGAGCTATTGTTACAAAG GTTGGTGAGGAGGCTAAGGAGCTGGTAAGGTCACGACCTGATGCCCCCTACCTCGTGCATAGATTCAAAGTGGGTTCTAATGATAAGGCTCTAGATAATGCAATGAAACAATTCAAGACCTTCTCCCCTTCTACACCTGCGAAGGTTTTTTCTGTTGATGAGGAGGAAAATATCTTATGCGTGAGCTGTGTGCCTAAG gCTGTATACTACAAATATATGAGGTCAAAATTGTCTAAATGGAAGGTGTTCCTGCCGCTCAAAATGGTCTACCATGTATGGATCTGTGCCCCGATTGTGTGA